Proteins encoded together in one Oxalobacteraceae sp. CFBP 8761 window:
- the dapB gene encoding 4-hydroxy-tetrahydrodipicolinate reductase, protein MTMLNIAVAGASGRMGRMLIEAIQYAPDARLAGALDMPGSPFIGQDAGAFGGFLTGVMIEDSIKHGLHNADVLIDFTRPEGTLAHLAYCAANGKQMVIGTTGFDDAGKAEIAAAAEKIGLVVAPNMSVGVNVTLKLLEMAAKSFAEGYDIEIVEAHHRHKVDAPSGTALKMGEVIADAIGRDLKECAVYGREGVTGERDPSTIGFATVRGGDVVGDHTVMFLGTGERIEISHKSSSRVTYAHGALRAARFLADKSNGLYDMQDVLGLKA, encoded by the coding sequence ATGACGATGTTGAATATCGCCGTAGCCGGCGCCAGCGGCCGCATGGGCCGCATGCTGATCGAAGCCATCCAGTACGCACCTGACGCCCGCCTGGCCGGCGCCCTCGACATGCCCGGTTCGCCGTTCATCGGCCAGGATGCCGGCGCCTTCGGGGGCTTCCTCACTGGCGTGATGATCGAAGACAGCATCAAGCACGGCCTGCACAACGCCGACGTGCTGATCGACTTCACCCGCCCGGAAGGCACGCTCGCGCACCTCGCGTACTGCGCCGCCAACGGCAAGCAGATGGTGATCGGCACCACCGGTTTCGATGACGCGGGCAAGGCCGAGATCGCCGCCGCCGCCGAGAAGATCGGGCTCGTGGTCGCACCGAACATGAGCGTGGGCGTGAACGTCACGCTCAAGCTGCTCGAAATGGCGGCCAAAAGTTTTGCCGAAGGCTACGACATCGAAATCGTCGAAGCGCACCACCGGCACAAGGTCGATGCACCATCGGGCACCGCGCTCAAGATGGGCGAAGTGATCGCCGACGCCATCGGGCGCGACCTCAAGGAATGCGCCGTGTACGGCCGCGAAGGCGTCACCGGCGAGCGCGATCCGTCGACGATCGGCTTTGCCACCGTGCGCGGCGGCGACGTCGTGGGCGACCACACCGTCATGTTCCTGGGCACGGGCGAGCGCATCGAGATCAGCCACAAATCCAGCAGCCGCGTGACCTACGCACACGGCGCGCTGCGCGCCGCGCGCTTCCTGGCAGACAAATCCAACGGCCTGTACGACATGCAGGACGTGCTGGGCCTGAAAGCCTGA
- a CDS encoding barstar family protein has protein sequence MAVAELNGAAIVDEASFHAQSRAAFGFPASYANSIDAWVDCLSYLRDDENMTSFQLAPDEVLEIVLRDAAAMKAAAPDLFEELAFCIGGINERYEDYGETPALKLVLR, from the coding sequence ATGGCCGTTGCAGAACTGAACGGCGCCGCGATCGTCGACGAAGCGTCGTTTCATGCGCAAAGCCGGGCCGCCTTTGGCTTCCCAGCGTCGTATGCGAACAGTATCGACGCCTGGGTGGACTGCCTGAGCTACCTGCGCGACGACGAAAACATGACCAGCTTCCAGCTGGCGCCGGACGAAGTGCTCGAGATCGTACTCCGCGACGCCGCAGCCATGAAGGCCGCCGCGCCGGATCTGTTCGAGGAGCTGGCCTTTTGTATCGGCGGCATCAACGAGCGGTATGAAGATTATGGCGAAACGCCGGCACTGAAACTCGTGCTGCGCTGA
- a CDS encoding leucine--tRNA ligase, whose translation MQEKYSPAEVEQAAQAYWKSIDAYKAVEHDPRFPKGKYYACSMLPYPSGKLHMGHVRNYTINDVMYRYLRMNGYNVLMPMGWDAFGMPAENAAMANNVPPAEWTYSNIAHMRGQMESMGLAIDWSREMTACKPDYYKWNQWMFLKMLEKGIIYQKTGTVNWDPVDQTVLANEQVVDGRGWRSGALIEKREIPMYYVRITEYADELLDHVDNKLPGWPERVRTMQANWIGKSTGVRFAFPHTIADDTGAPIDDGKLYVFTTRADTIMGVTFCAVAPEHALAQHAAKNNPALQQFIAECKLGSVIEADMATMEKKGMPTGLFVTHPVTQEQIPVWVGNYVLITYGDGAVMGVPAHDERDFGFAKKYNLPIKQVVAVEGQEFSLDAWQEWYGDKDNGRTINSGKYDGLDYTSAVNAVSGELASQDLGAKKVTFRLRDWGISRQRYWGTPIPMIHCAECGIVPVPEADLPVVLPEHLVPDGTGNPLNKDEAFLKCDCPTCGKPARRETDTMDTFIDSSWYYMRYTSPGSNDAMVDERNDYWMPMDQYIGGIEHAVMHLLYARFWTKVMRDFGLVKFDEPFVNLLTQGMVLNETYYREDASTKKTWFNPADVELTFDDKGRPQSAVLKADGQPVEIGGTEKMSKSKNNGIDPQAQIEQYGADTARLFTMFASPPEQTLEWSNSGVEGASRFLRRVWAFGYAQRARIAAALTGEVQGTHTDAQKTLRREVHKILQQADYDLKRIQYNTVVSACMKMLNTLESGKLDDSAASNAIIAEGFSIFLRLLNPVAPHITHALWQELGFAGLHGDLLNAPWPEVDPQALEQSEIDMMIQVNGKLRGSVKVAKDADKATIEAAALASEAVQKFIEGTPKKVIVVPGKLVNIVV comes from the coding sequence ATGCAAGAAAAATATAGTCCAGCCGAAGTCGAACAGGCCGCCCAGGCCTACTGGAAATCGATCGACGCCTATAAAGCCGTCGAACACGATCCGCGTTTCCCTAAGGGCAAGTATTACGCCTGCTCGATGCTGCCTTACCCATCGGGCAAGCTGCACATGGGCCACGTGCGCAACTATACGATCAATGACGTGATGTACCGCTACCTGCGGATGAACGGCTACAACGTGTTGATGCCGATGGGCTGGGATGCATTCGGCATGCCGGCGGAAAACGCGGCCATGGCCAACAACGTGCCGCCCGCCGAATGGACCTATTCGAACATCGCCCACATGCGTGGCCAGATGGAGTCGATGGGCCTGGCGATCGACTGGTCGCGCGAGATGACCGCCTGCAAGCCGGACTACTACAAGTGGAACCAGTGGATGTTCCTCAAGATGCTCGAGAAGGGCATCATCTATCAGAAGACCGGTACCGTGAACTGGGACCCGGTCGACCAGACCGTGCTGGCCAACGAGCAGGTCGTCGACGGCCGCGGCTGGCGTTCGGGCGCGCTGATTGAAAAGCGCGAAATCCCGATGTACTACGTGCGCATCACCGAATACGCCGACGAGTTGCTCGACCATGTCGACAACAAGCTGCCGGGCTGGCCCGAACGCGTGCGCACGATGCAGGCCAACTGGATCGGCAAGTCGACCGGCGTGCGCTTCGCGTTCCCGCACACGATCGCCGATGACACCGGCGCACCGATCGACGATGGCAAGCTGTACGTGTTCACCACGCGCGCCGACACGATCATGGGCGTGACCTTCTGCGCCGTGGCGCCGGAGCACGCGCTGGCCCAGCACGCGGCAAAGAACAACCCGGCGCTGCAGCAGTTCATCGCCGAGTGCAAGCTCGGTTCCGTGATCGAAGCCGACATGGCGACGATGGAAAAGAAAGGCATGCCGACCGGCCTGTTCGTCACCCATCCGGTCACGCAGGAACAGATTCCGGTCTGGGTCGGCAACTACGTCCTGATCACCTACGGCGATGGCGCCGTGATGGGCGTGCCGGCGCATGACGAACGCGATTTCGGCTTCGCCAAAAAATACAATCTGCCGATCAAGCAGGTCGTGGCCGTCGAAGGCCAGGAATTCTCGCTCGACGCCTGGCAGGAGTGGTACGGCGACAAGGACAACGGCCGCACGATCAACTCGGGCAAGTACGACGGTCTCGATTACACCTCGGCCGTCAACGCGGTCTCGGGTGAATTGGCAAGCCAGGACCTGGGCGCCAAGAAGGTCACGTTCCGCCTGCGCGACTGGGGCATCTCGCGCCAGCGCTACTGGGGCACGCCGATCCCGATGATCCACTGCGCCGAGTGCGGCATCGTGCCGGTGCCCGAAGCCGACCTGCCGGTCGTGCTGCCCGAGCACCTGGTCCCGGACGGCACCGGCAACCCGCTGAACAAGGACGAAGCGTTCCTCAAGTGCGACTGCCCGACTTGCGGCAAGCCTGCGCGCCGCGAAACCGACACGATGGACACGTTCATCGATTCGTCGTGGTACTACATGCGCTATACGTCGCCGGGTTCGAACGACGCGATGGTCGACGAGCGCAACGATTACTGGATGCCGATGGACCAGTACATCGGCGGCATCGAACACGCCGTCATGCACCTGCTGTACGCGCGCTTCTGGACCAAGGTGATGCGCGACTTCGGCCTGGTCAAATTCGACGAGCCGTTCGTGAACCTGCTCACGCAGGGCATGGTGCTCAACGAAACCTACTACCGCGAAGACGCATCGACCAAGAAGACCTGGTTCAATCCGGCCGATGTCGAGCTGACCTTCGACGACAAGGGGCGCCCGCAAAGCGCCGTGTTGAAGGCCGACGGCCAGCCGGTGGAAATCGGCGGCACCGAAAAGATGTCGAAGTCCAAAAACAACGGCATCGATCCGCAAGCGCAGATCGAGCAGTACGGCGCCGATACCGCGCGCCTGTTTACGATGTTCGCATCGCCACCGGAGCAGACGCTCGAGTGGTCGAACAGCGGCGTCGAAGGCGCCAGCCGCTTCCTGCGCCGCGTGTGGGCCTTCGGCTATGCGCAGCGCGCGCGCATTGCCGCCGCGCTGACCGGTGAAGTGCAGGGCACGCACACCGACGCGCAGAAAACGCTGCGCCGCGAAGTGCACAAGATCCTGCAGCAGGCCGACTACGACCTGAAGCGCATCCAGTACAACACGGTGGTCTCGGCGTGCATGAAGATGCTCAACACGCTCGAATCGGGCAAGCTCGATGACAGCGCAGCGTCCAACGCCATCATCGCCGAAGGCTTCTCGATCTTCCTGCGTTTGCTGAACCCGGTCGCCCCGCACATCACGCACGCGCTGTGGCAAGAACTTGGCTTTGCCGGTCTCCATGGCGACCTGCTCAACGCCCCATGGCCGGAAGTCGATCCACAGGCGCTCGAACAGTCCGAGATCGACATGATGATCCAGGTGAACGGCAAGCTGCGTGGTTCGGTCAAGGTCGCAAAGGATGCCGACAAGGCGACCATCGAAGCGGCTGCGCTGGCCAGTGAAGCGGTGCAGAAGTTCATCGAAGG
- a CDS encoding outer membrane protein assembly factor BamE, which yields MSGCASWRNQTRPAPPVATDSAATAADADKSAAIANAGAQTVQASRLQKFLWIFSPYRPDIQQGNFVSQEMLNQLKAGQTRDQVRFLLGSPLLLDAFHADRWDYPFYLARGNGELTTSRVTVFFKDDVVERFEGGNLPSERDYIDRIAGPAKVPSKKEKPESRPVAPITVTAPATQQ from the coding sequence CTGTCCGGCTGCGCGTCCTGGCGCAACCAGACCCGTCCGGCGCCACCGGTGGCAACGGACTCGGCGGCCACCGCGGCCGACGCCGACAAATCGGCCGCCATCGCCAATGCCGGCGCGCAGACCGTGCAGGCTTCGCGTCTGCAAAAGTTCCTGTGGATCTTCTCGCCTTATCGCCCGGACATCCAGCAGGGCAACTTCGTCTCGCAAGAGATGCTGAACCAGCTGAAAGCCGGCCAGACGCGCGATCAGGTGCGTTTCCTGCTCGGTTCGCCTTTGCTGCTCGATGCGTTCCACGCCGACCGCTGGGATTACCCGTTCTACCTGGCCCGTGGCAATGGCGAGCTGACCACCAGCCGCGTCACCGTGTTCTTCAAGGATGACGTGGTCGAGCGCTTCGAAGGCGGCAACCTGCCAAGCGAGCGCGATTACATTGACCGTATCGCCGGCCCCGCGAAGGTGCCGAGCAAGAAAGAAAAGCCGGAAAGCCGTCCGGTCGCACCGATCACGGTGACTGCCCCGGCAACCCAGCAGTAA
- the fur gene encoding ferric iron uptake transcriptional regulator, with protein MSNNPTDLKASGLKATLPRLKILEIFQNSAVRHLTAEDVYKILLAENMDVGLATVYRVLTQFEQAGLLNRNHFETGKAIYELNAGSHHDHLVCVTCGRVEEFYDDEIEQRQKMIAETHGYTIVDHALAIYGSCPQCQAARKAS; from the coding sequence ATGAGTAACAATCCGACCGACCTGAAGGCAAGCGGCCTGAAGGCCACGCTCCCGCGCCTGAAAATCCTGGAAATTTTCCAGAACAGCGCCGTGCGTCACCTCACCGCCGAAGATGTCTACAAGATCCTGTTGGCTGAAAACATGGACGTCGGCCTGGCTACCGTCTACCGCGTCCTGACGCAATTCGAGCAGGCCGGCCTGCTCAACCGCAACCATTTCGAAACCGGCAAGGCCATCTACGAACTCAACGCCGGCTCGCACCACGATCACCTCGTCTGCGTCACCTGCGGCCGGGTCGAAGAATTCTATGACGACGAAATCGAGCAGCGCCAGAAAATGATCGCCGAAACCCACGGCTACACGATCGTCGACCACGCGCTGGCGATCTACGGTAGCTGCCCGCAGTGCCAGGCGGCGCGCAAGGCAAGCTGA